The Candidatus Neomarinimicrobiota bacterium region TGGGTCCACAGGCGGATGACTTTCACCACCTGCTCGTCTTCCATCACTTGATAAACCAACCTGTGCTGGATATTGATGCGCCGCGAATAGGCTCCGGACAGGTCGCCCATCAGTTTTTCGAAAGGCAGTGGCGTCCCGTAGGGATCGGACTCAAGCAGGGCGAGCAGTTTCTCTACCTTGG contains the following coding sequences:
- a CDS encoding Txe/YoeB family addiction module toxin; amino-acid sequence: MSWRLAFTRQAQKDARKIAAAGFKPKVEKLLALLESDPYGTPLPFEKLMGDLSGAYSRRINIQHRLVYQVMEDEQVVKVIRLWTHYE